In one Prosthecobacter debontii genomic region, the following are encoded:
- a CDS encoding glycosyltransferase family 4 protein: MPDLLEKGWQVELWCLEHDTVDERVKVVTLPQARWLRLLEPLWFWALAWAKLTWKRACGESWDIVHTSGPDIPGADVMSLHFHNRTWIRLQWQENARTWKERLKVFHTLIGVTQESLALGSRRWRVILPVSEGLANRIRSSLPANKIVRVLPNLLDGQRFSPAVRERWREAGRATMQVSETDYVLSFVSTGHYQRKGLWAAVEALHAIRSQVHADCGLNLQFWVIGVSEHTVPSLRRRLDEIAPTWAEWVRLLPPTDEVERWYAAADAFLFPSRYETFSLVALEASACGLPILVTPYDGHEMYLQDGVNGCLLPWEIKAMSERLLQFFIHERFQMKPGPTASLSPADYAAVLDDSYRDLLESKKP; this comes from the coding sequence TTGCCTGATCTCCTGGAGAAAGGTTGGCAGGTGGAGTTGTGGTGCCTGGAACACGACACCGTCGATGAACGCGTGAAAGTAGTAACCTTACCTCAGGCCAGATGGCTGCGTTTGCTGGAGCCGCTGTGGTTTTGGGCTCTGGCCTGGGCAAAGCTGACCTGGAAGCGGGCTTGCGGGGAAAGCTGGGACATCGTTCACACCAGCGGACCTGATATTCCCGGGGCAGATGTGATGTCGCTGCACTTTCACAATCGCACTTGGATTCGCCTACAGTGGCAAGAGAACGCGCGCACCTGGAAGGAACGCCTCAAAGTCTTCCACACGCTCATCGGAGTGACTCAGGAAAGTTTGGCCTTGGGGTCGCGAAGATGGCGAGTGATTCTGCCTGTTTCTGAGGGATTGGCGAACCGCATTCGCTCCTCCTTACCAGCAAACAAGATCGTTCGTGTCCTGCCGAATCTGCTCGATGGCCAGCGCTTCTCGCCAGCCGTGCGGGAACGATGGCGTGAGGCAGGTCGCGCCACCATGCAGGTGAGCGAGACGGACTATGTGTTGAGCTTTGTTAGCACCGGCCACTATCAGCGAAAGGGTTTGTGGGCGGCCGTGGAAGCTCTCCATGCGATCCGCAGTCAAGTCCACGCTGACTGTGGTTTGAACCTCCAGTTTTGGGTCATCGGGGTGAGTGAGCACACGGTGCCTTCGTTGAGACGACGGTTGGATGAAATCGCTCCGACCTGGGCTGAATGGGTGCGTCTGCTGCCTCCTACAGATGAGGTGGAGCGATGGTATGCGGCCGCGGATGCGTTTTTATTTCCATCGCGTTACGAGACATTTTCTTTGGTCGCTTTGGAAGCTTCCGCATGTGGCTTGCCGATTCTCGTGACGCCTTACGATGGCCATGAAATGTATCTTCAGGATGGGGTGAATGGGTGCCTTTTGCCATGGGAAATCAAAGCCATGTCAGAGCGTCTTTTACAGTTCTTCATCCACGAACGTTTTCAGATGAAGCCCGGGCCTACGGCGAGTCTCTCCCCTGCGGATTATGCGGCGGTCTTGGATGACAGTTATCGGGATCTATTGGAGTCAAAAAAGCCATGA
- a CDS encoding class I SAM-dependent methyltransferase, which yields MSVLRSLARRWLFTFNTIRYRVEWPRIALAMKQTPCRGVIFDGGAGSGEFIRRCLGLGFSEAIALEYDEQNYALLQKNAGRLAQVRTMRESLLQIPLEDSSVDVVLSTQVLEHIEDHQKAACELCRILKPGGHAVITVPRPPEPFPNPEHMREGYTEEELSALFAPYGMKTLGYDWFLTQGTVDRMLACSKLPLRGRFMPVALVDAETSLTPAERRAQRPYGLLAIFRKEA from the coding sequence TGTCTTGCGTTCTCTGGCCCGTCGCTGGTTGTTCACCTTCAATACCATTCGATATCGGGTGGAATGGCCGCGCATCGCCCTGGCGATGAAACAAACACCCTGCCGAGGCGTGATCTTTGATGGAGGTGCGGGTTCCGGAGAATTCATCCGCCGGTGTTTGGGATTGGGATTTTCAGAGGCGATCGCTCTGGAATACGATGAGCAAAATTATGCGCTGCTGCAAAAGAATGCAGGCCGTTTAGCCCAGGTGAGAACGATGCGTGAGTCTCTGCTGCAGATTCCCTTGGAAGACAGCTCGGTCGACGTAGTGCTCTCCACTCAGGTGCTCGAGCACATCGAAGATCACCAGAAAGCCGCCTGTGAGCTCTGCCGAATCCTCAAACCTGGAGGGCATGCCGTAATCACGGTGCCGCGTCCCCCCGAACCTTTTCCTAACCCGGAGCACATGCGCGAAGGCTACACGGAAGAAGAGTTGAGCGCCTTGTTTGCTCCCTATGGCATGAAGACCTTGGGTTATGATTGGTTTCTCACCCAAGGAACCGTGGATCGCATGTTGGCCTGCTCGAAGTTACCTTTGCGTGGTCGATTTATGCCCGTGGCTCTGGTGGATGCGGAGACCTCGCTGACTCCCGCAGAACGCCGCGCTCAGAGGCCTTATGGATTGCTGGCGATTTTTCGGAAAGAGGCTTGA